The DNA segment AAGCCAGACGGATGTAGTTGGAACGGATTACTTCTTCAGTAGCATCAAAATCAACTTCCAGTATCTTGTAGTAATCCTAGGTTAGAAAGCAGCACCGTAAATGTCAGTACAAGAAGATAGTGTCTTTATataaattcaataaaaaaagGCAAACTTTGGAAAGTATGCATCTGAGAACTTCTTATAGCATAAGACCTACAGTTCAATGCACCTATTTAAATGGAACACATCATCAATCACTTAAAAGATTATCGTTTACATGGAATAAAGGATGATGTCAGTAATAAAGGgataaatgaaaataataataataatttaaaaaatcaaaataaggaaatatttttttgttgCAATTACAAATATTTGTCTATACTAGTCATAAGGCCCTAATATTGTGATCTCAGTTAGTTCTAATATTTTGAGCAATAAACAAACCGAAATGCTTCATAGGGTCCATATATCACATTTATGGATGTTTTGGTCCAAGAAATACACATAAGTAATAAATAATGAATAAAATGTCATAACGAATGGAAACATTTTGACTTGTCCATTTGACCAATCTAGTTTGAGACCAAAAAGGAGGGGCAGGTACGAAGGACTTTAGGGATCAGAGTGAAAAATTTTGCTTGTACTCTGGATCCAGACAAATTATTTGTCTGGTTGAATAGCCAGCATGTTTTCAAGGCATTAGAGCAGTTGGGTGTGTCAAAGCATGGCCACCTACCCATGTGTTTAAGCCTCTTTTACATGAGACTTCTGAAGTCCCAATGTTTTTCATGTTTAATCATTGTTCTCTTTTTACACTTGCACTTAGGGTTGTAGTAATTGCTCACTTTAGCATTAGAGCAGGCACCGCATCAGTTGTATGATTCATGgacaaaatcataaaatttcttcCCCATTGAAGCAGGCAAATCGACAAAAAATCCAAACTTTCCCAGAAAGTAACTTATGAACACCAGTATCTAGCACAAGAATGATCCAAGTGTCCATCAACCAAAGAATCATCAGACAGTAGACACGATTGCTTGAATCCCCAGATacagcaacaaaggagggagatcTATGGTCACCTTTGGCTTTGATAGCAGGGACAAGAACTCGAAATCGAAGGGGGATTCTCGCTGCTCCTCTTCCTCCGCTTCTACATCTCGAAATTCTTCTTCCCACCACATTCTTCACAGTGTCGTGGCGTCACAGATTCCTCCGCTTCCGAGAGGCCGAGAGTGAGTATAAAGGCCGAGTCGGCGACGAGAACCAAGTCGCGGACATTTGTTTAATGGGTGACCTGGTGGCCACGCCTCATAACAAACAAGGCGTCAAACTTCCTGAATCGGCTGAGACAGGAAACACGCTTCCCTCTCTCTCACAACTAGTGGGCCCACACGAGAATTGACACTGTTTGTTATGACGGAACGACCAAACACAAGAAACAGCCGTTCTATTGGCTGTTAGCGATGGGCCTCCAAGTCACGACTGATACGGAGCCCTATCTTTTTACtgaatgataaaactatcaacacAGCCGATCTCATTTCGGGATGAAACGCTCTATTCTACTGTAATTATGGTGAGAGCGGGAATGGGATCGTACATCATGTATGTCCTATGTACTACCTACATACGATTTAAATAACACAAGTATACAgtaatttcttttcattttttcacTCTTATTGACATATCATGTCATGTCAATAACTTCTGTAAATATACATAGaatgagctttttttttttctttttttacatccaatggcataaaaaaaataaaattattagtatGATGTGATATGTAGGCATCATCGACGTGGACTGATGTCACAAATCATGTGTACTTTGCATACGTTTGCCTTGTACATATATATTCGTATACCTGTTGGCGCGTACCGAACCCGTGCCACGTGATGGGAGTCGGCGATGACCGCACACGTAAGTGGTATATGGGTCCCACTGTTTGCTCCAATCACAATTTACTATACATCTGTtttcatttttcttattttacTAACCATTTTGAGCGAATGGTATATTTATTTGCTAATACTTGTAAAAGTAAGTCGTTATgaacaaataaaaaagataatattcaATTGAGAtgctaataaaataaaagaagccAATCCAAAGATTCAATGTTGAAAGGGGACCAATCAAAATCTGCCGCGAAAGCACTGTTCGGCGGTCGGTGACGTCCGTCCACATCGCAGCCATCGTAGGACAGCGGATCTCTTCAACTCCGATCAGGGCCGAACATCTCGTCGGTCCGTCCACTTCGCGGCTCGGTgatctctcctctcctcttcaaaTATCACCGGCGCAAGAGACGAACTCCACGACGCCACCTCGGCACGTGCAAAGCCCTCCTCGCCGTCTCCGGCACGTGCCAACTTCCACCAGCCCTTCCTCTGTTTAAATTCCTCACCCCAAATCTCGATCACCGGACGCAGACTCGAATCCGATCTCTCTCCGCTACCAAATGCGTTGAGAGCTACCCCATGGCTTCCATTTCCGGCATCTGCTACCCCTCCCCcgccctccgcctccgcctccgccgctcCCTCCCCATCCTATCCCCCAGCTGCATCCGCCACCTCCGCCCGCCACGATCCATCGTCGGCCTtccccgctcctcctcctccgcggcTTCCTCCTCCGCTGTACCGGCGGAGAAGATCAAGAACGGAGCCGTCGAGAAGGACCCGATCAAGCTATGGCACCGATATGTTGACTGGTTCTACCAGCACAAGGAGCTCGGTCTCTTCCTCGATGTCAGCCGGATCGGGTTCACCGAGAAGTTCTTCGACCAGATGGAACCCAAGCTGCAGAAGGCGTTCCGAGCGATGCAGGATCTCGAGAAGGGAGCCATCGCAAACCCCGACGAGGGCCGTATGGTGGGTCATTACTGGCTGAGGAACCCGAAGCTTGCGCCCAACTCGTTCTTGAGACTGCAGATCGAGAACACGCTCGATGCCATCTGCAAGTTTGCGGATGACGTTATCAGCGCTAAGGTCACGTTTTTATTCCGCTTCTGCTTAAATCTGTGGTTTACTGACTTCTTTTCTTTAGATTAGTGTCCTCTGTGCGCGATTGCATTGGCGCATCGGTTTCGCAACTACTAAATGTTCATTAAGTTCATCCTTGGTTTACACTAAAGCGCCTATGTTTGAAGATGTAATTGTCATCTTCAAAATGAGTATGAGCCAAATTCATAACATTGACTTTTCAGAAGTGTAGATCTGAAATTGCTTCTTTGTCGCCTTGCAACGGCATACATGCTGCGATGCTTTTATGACAAAAGGCAACTAATTCAACATACATTTTCTTATTATGTTTTTAGCAAAAATGTTGGTTTatgttctttttcctcttttcttcttttcccaTTTATGGACCAATCGTTTGTACCCAACATTAATGCATTACGAATGTCATATCCATGTATCTGGACTCAGAATGTATCATTTGACTACCATGAAGTGACTAAATGATTGTGCACAATGACTCAATTCAGTTACACAAACGTAGTAATGCCATTGATCATATTACAAACTTGATTTGCTTCATAAAGCTTTTCATAGTGCCCCTTTTGGTTGAAGTATTTATCTTTTAATTTGACATTATGAAAATAAGCAGATTAAACCTCCATCATCTTCTGCTGGTCGCTTTACCCAAGTGCTCTCTGTTGGAATTGGAGGTTCAGCATTGGGACCTCAATTTGTTTCTGAGGCATTGGCTCCTGATAATCCTCCTTTAAAGGTGGGTCTCTTTTTTTTTACCAAAATTTGTCAGTATCTTATGAAATTATCATTTTGAATTATGTTAACATAATCTagatttttttattgaattaatAGCTTAATTTGTTGTGTTTGTTCTGTGCCATTTATCACTAAAATCATCTGTAACAATCATCTGTAAAAATCTTATTTCTCTTTACTTCTTCAAATTCTCTGTTTGTTTAACTTCAGATGCTTTTGCTTGAGTTCCATAATTTAGATTACCATGGAGACAACCTCCCTAGTGTTGCAAAATATAAATTTGGTATTGttgtgcattaaaatgttgaaagGTATAATTACAAAACTAAAAGCAAGGATGACCACAGTATCCAACTAAAACCTGAGAGTTACTAAAGAAAATAAGCCAAAAGGACGAAGACTACAAGTTTCTATGAGCAAGAAACTCATTGTTGAGACCATGATTTACACAAATCTTAGCAGAAAACATACCCTTTCCGAATTAAGCTCTAGTTTGTGTCGCTATTTTTTAATATTGGATTAATGTGGTTTTTTGATTCTGTGATGCAAAATAAATGTGTATAAGTTTATGTACATGGACTGGAAATAGCCATGACTGACCTAGTGTATATGATCTTTTCCTGTGAATTTTTTATTGAGTTACAACTTGCTGCTTTTTCTGATTGGGTTAAGTTGGTCTCTTTTTCTAAGTTAATTGTCTTAGAAAAAGTAAATGTCTTATAaagattttgtaatttttttacaAGCGTCATCTATCATCCTTGGCTCTCAACAGTCTGAGTTTGATTAATAAAATCTTTCATATTTGCTACAGTATATTGCATATTTGTTCCTATTGATATCAGCCTTCTGTTCACAATATGGAAGAATTTCATATTTTTATGCTAGCAATaacttattttttgcatcatactaaaataacttatatagaaagcaaaattttaataaatttataatttcttCTTATTCCCAATGAAGTCCTCTAAAGTTCTGCTCCAAATCTTATTCTTTGGCTTGCTTTTGTCAGttctaaataattcaatgatatatAAGTAATTTCACATCTTACTGTTTCTCTGAGCTTTGATCATGTGCCAGATAAGATTTATTGATAATACAGATCCAGCTGGAATTGATCATCAAATTGCACAGCTTGGTCCTGAGCTTGCATCAACACTCGTGATTGTAATATCAAAGGTCAGTGGGAGTAGTAACACGATCTTGATAATTTTGGCCACCTTTTTTTTGACATGTTTTATAGCATAGGTCATGTGAAAATATTCATGATTTCTCTTTATGCTTATTAGAGTGGAGGTACCCCTGAAACACGAAATGGTCTATTGGAAATACAGAAAGCCTTTCGAGAAGCTGGGCTAGACTTCTCAAAACAGGTAATAActtcaatttttgtttttttcttcaaGTTTCCTTCTCttccttgttggttattatggattatgcattttctttgtttttaaaaATCCTCAGAGATTTATGGTCCATATGTTTTTTCTGCGTAATTGTTGAACTATTAATCTCATGACACGAGACTTGTCTCTCTTTTCAAACAAATTTCACAGTACGAGAGCTAATTGCAATGAACAAATTTCACTGTACAAGAGCTAATTGTGATTAACAAATTGTCTTTTATTGGAAATGTGAAGACCAGTATTGGTGTTGTGCTGGCTTATACAATATTTGAACCAGTAGATGCATTCTCATTGGATGAGATGTATTCACTTTCATTGGCCTCTTGGTAAAGCACACCCTAGAAAGAGTGACAGATGGCTTTTGTTTAATTAGGAGAATTTAAAAGCTAATTGTTTACTTTACTATTTGTAGAAAGAACTACCACACTGGTATCTTATTGTTCAAACCACTGCAACCTTGCAATAATTAAATCAGTTCCGGTTGTGTATGAAGGATCATATAGTTAAATTGTCATTTTGCATTCTGTAGCATTTTACTTAAAACAGTATGCATTTTCAGGGTGTTGCGATTACTCAGGAAAACTCCTTATTAGACAATACAGCTAGAATTGAAGGGTGGTTGGCAAGATTTCCTATGTTTGACTGGGTTGGTGGTAGAACATCAGAAATGTCTGCCGTTGGTTTGCTCCCTGCAGCACTTCAggcatttatttctttttttctgcTTCAGGTTTTTCAGgaattttgtttcatgaacttagaTTCATTATTGTGTCACAATCTAGGGAATTGACATTAAAGAAATGCTTGTTGGTGCATCATTGATGGACGAGGCTAATCGGACAACAGTGGTATTGATCTACTGCCTACTTTTGCTAGTAGTTTACCTGTCACATATTACTTCATTAATTATAGTAAGTATGCATTCTATGCTCTTTTCTAATTATGTAAATTTCAAATAATGTTATGTAGGTCAAGGATAATCCAGCAGCTTTGCTTGCTTTATGTTGGTCCTGGGCTTCTGGTGGAATTGGATCCAAGGTTCGGAAGTTGTTCTTCAACCACATTTCTCATATTCAACTTCGTATTTATCTAACCAGTTCTATTATATGCTGTTCACAGGATATGGTTGTACTTCCATACAAGGACAGCTTATTGCTATTTAGTAGATATTTGCAACAGTTGGTCATGGAGTCACTTGGGAAAGAATTCGACCTTGATGGAAATCGGGTTTGTAGCATTGCATCTTCATGAATTCTGTAGCTCCAAAGCATTGTCTGAATATACGGAATACTTCTACTCTTATTTAAATATGGTTTAAGATATGTCGAACATGACAAAGCATCAACTGTCACTGGGAATTCATTGTTGTATTCTGACAAAAGGCACACATTAATATGTCTTAAGGAAATAAAAATAAGTCACGAATGTACATGCACCACACACTTGCATGACTCTGCACTCATTGCCTAGGAACTTTTCAGTTTGAACCACAAAGCCAATGAGctaaacaaatgatttgagtcaGGTGTTGTAAAAGGATTTGTATAAACGACGTCAAGGATCATTACATCAAAGTGATACCATAAAGATCTTACTTCCTACTACTGTTTGTTGTCAACAAAAGATGTGCTAGTCTAGTTTAGTTGGGTAGCGGACTTGCATTTTGTAATATGTATCCACATCCTGCAAAGTTGACATATGACTGGGTTAGACTACAATGTCTACTTTGTTATATCAATTCACAAAGGCTATATTGAGATGTATTCTTCAGAGACTGTTTCCATTACATCTATTGCACCATTATATGACCAAGTGGTCTGTATATAGGTTATGATCATATGTCATCAACTCCAGTGACATTGTTTTCTGCATCATGGTACACTGAATCTGACTAGCATGTCTTTACTATTAATAGCTTGTTACCTAGTTTATTTATTGCACACCATGCAGTATATCTTtcaccattttttttcttttaaatttcaCAATCTATCTGTATATGGTTTTTCTTTCTTGGATtacattttatcttttttaaacaACATGAATCAACACCAAGATGATCATTAGTGGCATGCTTCCATTCATACTATATATTTTGTTGGGTTGTGCACTTCTAATAAATTTCCTTTCATAATAGGTTAATCAAGGACTTACTGTGTATGGAAACAAAGGCAGCACTGATCAACATGCGTCAGTTTTTTACTTCACTTTGTCTTTCATTCATTTAGATATTTAGAAATCTGATGTCTGATACAGTCATCTTACTGTGAGCAGCTACATACAACAGCTGAGAGAAGGGGTTCACAATTTCTTTGTCACTTTTATTGAGGTATTGCATGACAGGCCCTCGGGTCATGACTGGGAGCTAGAACCAGGAGTtacatgtggtgactatttgtttgGAATGTTGCAGGTAGTTATCAGTTGGCTACAGTGggcttatttttaaatattttattgtcTTTTTACTCAATTTTTTTGCTGTTATGTCTTCTTAAAATGTTATTGATGTTTGAAATATGTTACTGCATGTTAGCCTAGTTTATGCTCGTATGTCTTTGGCATGTTTTATAACTGTAACTGAATAAGATGAAAATTGTCTTCATTTACTTGTTTTTGCCACCATTTTTCATCTGCTTTGCCCTATGGTATCTGGAATTTAAATGTGAGAATTTATggcatattttttatttccatATGGTGAATTGAATGTACTATGCACTTGTCTGATTGGCACAGAGCTATGTGAGCCTCTACCTCTTTTCCAAACTTGTGCTTCTGTTTATCTTTCTCATCACTTATAATGCACATATCTCATCCTTTGGTGTATGGAAAAACAAGTTCCATAGTTATGGGAAagtgttctttttttcttttgatgtctATGTGATCATTGCCTCACACATTCTGTTGTAACCTCTTTTTCTGGGTCCTTTGGGTGCCATGTCTACAATAGTTGTAGACAAGATGAGCTTCATTTCTCTGACAGAATACATACATGAATTACTCGCGATAATTTCAGTTTGATGAATGGTTCATTCCTTCCCCATAAGTTTTAAAGCTTTTTCAGTTCATGGCTCGGGATCATTTATATATTTGTCAATCTTTCTTGTGTATTGAGGATCATTTCATGTTTGTTCAGGGAACTCGTTCAGCCCTCTATGCAAATGATCGTGAATCAATTACAGTGACTGTACAACAAGTAACTCCTAGAAGTGTAGGAGCACTAATTGCACTCTATGAACGAGCTGTTGGTATTTATGCATGCCTGATCAATATCAATGCATATCATCAACCTGGTATTATGCTATATTTTCTTCATGTTTGTTAAAATGAAAAAGTTCACTTCACAAAAGCCACAAGTATTTATAACATTTGTTCCTGGTTGCAGGTGTGGAAGCTGGGAAAAAAGCAGCAGGAGAAGTATTAGCACTCCAGAAGCGGATTTTGGCTGTTCTAAATGAGGCCAGGTACTTTTatcttttgttaaaaaattcacaTGAGACTtgagtaaaatctgcatgttttgAAGATCAACTAAAACCTTTTTAAGCATAGGAGAAAATGAGAAACCTAACGATTAGTGTTCTTCTGAGGTAATAATTCTTTATTGATGGAACACAGTAACAATTAGTATCAATATTTTTAACCTTTTTGTGTGTTCTTCTGACGTAATACTACTTTCTTGAAGCTTGAAGCTTATATCTTCCATATCATATCTAGTAGTTTGTAATTTCTTAAATGGAGACTTCGATACTTCCCCGGAATATGATTGTCCTGGTCTGATGTTGACAGATGTGCCCACATTGAAAAAAGGGATGTGGGTTTGGATCATAATGATCACACAGATTTTGTTAAGTCGCATATTATACATTCAGGAGGAATTACTTGTTCTATTCTTTGTTGTTTATGGTCATGCAGCCACAGCCTATTGGCTACTAAACTTGTCTATGTTCTTAATCATACTGGCATACTGACCATTCCAAGGTGTACCGAGCAGCTATTGTGTTGGTATGCTTGGATTTGGTATGGACCTATTGTGCTGGCATGCATTTAGCAATGTGGTTAGCTTATACCAGATGGCATGTACCATCACACACTAGTATGGCATTGGTATATGAAGTGACAATCCTTTTCTTCAGTTCCCCTAGAACAAATTTTTCGAGATTCCGCAATGTCATTATGTTCTCTGCTTTACTTTATCTGTCTCGTGTCGCTACATTACTTTTATTTGTGCTTTACTATTATATTATTTGGTTTTTCTTTCAGCTGTAAAGAACCTATTGAGCCACTATCACTCGAGGAAATTGCAGAAAGATGTCACGTCCCAGAGCAGGTAATATTTTCATAACTGGATTATCAATCTCATTTCAAAAGTTTGACAATGCAATACAATTGATACGCACATTTATACATTTGCATGCTAAATGTTGTGATAACCTCACTAACCCTGCAGAAATACTAATTATAAACTTAAATCATTTAATATTCTACTAGTTACGGTTAAACTCTATGGATATAGGTAGAAGCTTTTCATGCATTCGTTTGAAGGTGAAACATGTACATATTTTGTACCTAAAATATATGAAGACGAAATGTAGTATCTCTACCGAAGGATGCAATTTCAATTAACCATATGGCAAAGAAACTTGTAGTATCAAACTTCTGCCTTATAATAATTAGTCAGGCACCTTGATCTGAATCAAATTTTAGTTTTGTTCTTTGGGCATCCTGACTTGGACTCGATTAAAGTCTCCAAATACCAACTACATAAGAAGTTGAACCAAACTGGCATTCACACTAGGGTTTGCCTTACTAGCTCACAAAGTATTTTTCACACTCCTGAACAGATAGAAATGATATACAAGATCGTGGCGCATTTGGCTGCAAATAACAGAGCACTGATTGCCGAAGGCAGCTGTGGTTCACCTCGAAGCATCAAAGTTTTCCTTGGAGAATGTAACGTGGATGAGTTATATGCTTAAGTTTATTCTTCACTGTATGTATTCTGCAATTAGTATGTAACTGGAATCAGCAAGGGGAAGTAAACCCCTCTTGTGAAGAGTCAATGCAACTGGAATCGGCAAGGGGAGCGGCGCAGAAGGATTCAATTATGGAAAGTAGCAGAAAGAAAGATTGAAGTGTGTTGGGTTTTGGTCATTAACTAGTTTAATTCAACAATTGCTGTTTGTATTGTTGTTTCAGTTTCTATTATATATAAACATGCATATCCTGTTGAGTAAAATTAAGCTAATTTATTTCTGTCAAAGCCTTTATCTTGCTGATAAGACTCTCAAAAGATTGAGAGAAGGTTTTGATGCCGTTTAGGTTCGGTTTTAATCCTAAATTGACACATGCCAATGATCCCATTGTCAGAATCCTTCTCCATCTCTAATATTTCCAAATCTTTGTCCAGTGACCAAAAGATATATAAGATGTATACACATGGAGACCAGCATCCTTCCTCTACTTTATTTTCTACCATTTCTTcatctttcttctttccttttacaATAGATTTCTCTGTCCTAAtttttcttttcctctccatTAAGTATGGTTTCTTTTGCAGGGATGGATTGGGTTCTGTATGACAATACTATTCATATTTGCAAACGTGATGAACTGATCACacaaaaaataaagattataatTTGTGAACAGATAATTAGTTTCTTTACTACGTGaagataattaatatatatataattataatagctTTCTAAAATTAGTTCAAACTTCAAATCAAACCCCTCTTATGCATTCTCTTACGCAAATATTTCAAGATTCTTTCCTTCTCAAActctctagaaactttcatagtcACACCTCAAATCACTAAAAACACATAAAGCACATGTAGAATAGTCGTTCAATTTTGTTTCTTCAAAGCAAAAACTTCTTTGATATAGATTGCTTATTAACCGATCGAGTTTGTCTTCCAAgcaaaattataaaattgatcatcAAAAACACATGTCAATCCATCATCAAGCAACAAAGGAAACATGGATGGACAAGAAGAGGATT comes from the Musa acuminata AAA Group cultivar baxijiao chromosome BXJ1-10, Cavendish_Baxijiao_AAA, whole genome shotgun sequence genome and includes:
- the LOC103969164 gene encoding glucose-6-phosphate isomerase 1, chloroplastic, with the protein product MASISGICYPSPALRLRLRRSLPILSPSCIRHLRPPRSIVGLPRSSSSAASSSAVPAEKIKNGAVEKDPIKLWHRYVDWFYQHKELGLFLDVSRIGFTEKFFDQMEPKLQKAFRAMQDLEKGAIANPDEGRMVGHYWLRNPKLAPNSFLRLQIENTLDAICKFADDVISAKIKPPSSSAGRFTQVLSVGIGGSALGPQFVSEALAPDNPPLKIRFIDNTDPAGIDHQIAQLGPELASTLVIVISKSGGTPETRNGLLEIQKAFREAGLDFSKQGVAITQENSLLDNTARIEGWLARFPMFDWVGGRTSEMSAVGLLPAALQGIDIKEMLVGASLMDEANRTTVVKDNPAALLALCWSWASGGIGSKDMVVLPYKDSLLLFSRYLQQLVMESLGKEFDLDGNRVNQGLTVYGNKGSTDQHAYIQQLREGVHNFFVTFIEVLHDRPSGHDWELEPGVTCGDYLFGMLQGTRSALYANDRESITVTVQQVTPRSVGALIALYERAVGIYACLININAYHQPGVEAGKKAAGEVLALQKRILAVLNEASCKEPIEPLSLEEIAERCHVPEQIEMIYKIVAHLAANNRALIAEGSCGSPRSIKVFLGECNVDELYA